In Chlorocebus sabaeus isolate Y175 chromosome 11, mChlSab1.0.hap1, whole genome shotgun sequence, one DNA window encodes the following:
- the C11H12orf60 gene encoding uncharacterized protein C12orf60 homolog: MSSESEKDKERLIQAAKMFFFHVQDFASVTNTLTELFNRSMNTQILLMAVKNNSNIKDFFEQMLKIFKEMQSVVDAKHDKIQKESLGSKVAMAMCSVVQKGTNVEELHQSAKEVFKSAHTPVIISALNSSNILGSLESSLSHLMKFPIMNLQLSDFYTEDTKEQSDVTTSERTRSPDSSKATMIDILKKLQDALKTEDSKNPIESAADLLEQIVKAMGPILEILRKAIKTMEMNISVFKKASDK; this comes from the coding sequence ATGTCTTCAGAGTCAGAAAAGGATAAAGAGAGACTGATTCAAGCTGCCAAAATGTTCTTCTTTCATGTACAAGATTTTGCTTCTGTCACAAACACGCTGACTGAGTTGTTTAACCGCAGTATGAATACTCAAATCCTTTTGATGGCTGTGAaaaacaatagtaacatcaaGGATTTTTTTGAGCAAATGCTCAAAATTTTTAAGGAGATGCAATCTGTAGTGGATGCAAAAcatgacaaaattcaaaaggagTCTTTAGGTTCCAAGGTTGCAATGGCCATGTGCTCTGTGGTTCAGAAGGGTACCAATGTAGAGGAGTTGCATCAGTCAGCTAAAGAAGTGTTCAAAAGTGCCCATACACCAGTCATCATCTCTGCGCTAAACAGCAGTAACATCCTTGGGAGTTTGGAATCTTCTCTTTCACACTTGATGAAATTCCCCATCATGAATCTTCAATTAAGTGACTTCTATACAGAAGACACCAAAGAGCAATCAGATGTCACCACATCGGAGAGAACCAGGAGTCCAGATTCTTCCAAAGCCACTATGATAGACATCTTGAAAAAACTGCAGGATGCACTAAAAACTGAGGATTCCAAAAATCCCATAGAGTCAGCAGCAGATTTGTTGGAACAAATTGTCAAGGCTATGGGACCAATCTTAGAGATTCTCCGAAAAGCCATAAAGACTATGGAAATGAATATTTCTGTGTTTAAGAAAGCCAGTGACAAGTAG